In Rhinoraja longicauda isolate Sanriku21f chromosome 6, sRhiLon1.1, whole genome shotgun sequence, the following proteins share a genomic window:
- the exosc6 gene encoding exosome complex component MTR3, with protein MPVDTKRVRGPDESQSPLLFARSDSEPKPGPLLPRADGRSAAEPRPVFARAGLVSQADGSVYAECGRSKVLCAVYGPREIERKEERRLSGAALGCEFRFAPFSCKKRAAWIQGNLEKEYSSIMEQSLQPAVCLQKYPRSQIDVYVIVLENDGSTLAAALTCASMALAEAGIEMFDVVVGCSLRQCGATSLLDPTALEEFNAASSKDVDNGSMTVALLPTLNQISGLVSKGEWEEQTSVEAIKACVEGCQKLYSVVQQCLTRSVKRKIPEFVSKA; from the exons ATGCCGGTGGACACCAAGCGGGTGCGCGGCCCAGATGAATCGCAGTCTCCGCTGCTGTTCGCACGGTCGGACTCGGAACCGAAACCCGGGCCCTTGCTGCCGCGGGCGGACGGGCGGTCTGCCGCCGAGCCGAGGCCCGTGTTCGCCCGGGCAGGACTGGTGAGCCAGGCGGACGGCTCGGTGTACGCCGAGTGCGGCCGGAGCAAGGTGCTGTGCGCTGTGTACGGGCCCCGCGAGATCGAGCGCAAAGAGGAGCGACGTCTGAGCGGCGCCGCCCTGGGCTGCGAGTTCAG ATTTGCCCCTTTCTCCTGCAAGAAAAGAGCTGCTTGGATTCAGGGCAACCTGGAGAAGGAGTACTCGTCGATCATGGAGCAGAGTTTGCAGCCAGCTGTCTGCCTCCAGAAGTATCCCAGGTCCCAGATTGACGTGTATGTTATAGTTCTGGAGAATGACGGTTCCACCCTGGCAGCTGCACTGACCTGTGCCTCCATGGCACTGGCAGAAGCAGGCATTGAGATGTTTGACGTTGTTGTGGGCTGCTCCTTAAGGCAGTGTGGTGCTACCTCCCTCCTAGACCCGACTGCGCTTGAGGAGTTCAACGCAGCCAGCTCCAAGGATGTGGATAACGGCAGCATGACTGTAGCACTACTACCCACTCTTAACCAGATCTCAGGGCTGgtgtcaaagggagagtgggaggaacaGACGTCAGTGGAAGCGATCAAAGCTTGTGTCGAAGGTTGCCAGAAACTCTACTCCGTGGTCCAGCAGTGTCTAACCAGATCAGTGAAGAGAAAGATCCCTGAGTTTGTCAGTAAAGCTTAG
- the setd6 gene encoding N-lysine methyltransferase setd6 produces the protein MASRAKRPKVDTAERPTDLDQGTDEALSQFLNWCKQSGLHLSSKVYVSKEGTVADYGLVAKEDVEEGEVLFSVPRSALLSQHTTVIRDLLKKEEAALESRSGWVPLLLSMMFEITSNESRWKSYLSLWPGFCTLHHPMFWSEEERNRLLLGTGVAVAVEKDLINIEEEYNSIVLPFMKSHPDTFDPHKHTLDLYKKLVAFIMAYSFQEPDEDDDEEFKSLNPPMMVPMADILNHVANHNANLEFTAECLKMVSIQKINGGEEIFNTYGQLANWQLLHMYGFTQPYPSNTHEALDIQMHLVYDAAVQAVKTEEERKLLAEKWKFLTELEVVGEEGDFVIGQSGVLTEEELYSTLKVLSMTMEEFEEYKANDGWEEEEEDDDISSLTNSVIPKLKPAWKQLLHNTVRMRLKSYSSGLKEEEATLANVENYRQLNKRELDSLQVRYAQKMILHRLLQLTV, from the exons ATGGCGTCCCGGGCCAAGCGGCCGAAG GTGGACACTGCAGAGAGGCCCACGGACCTGGACCAAGGTACTGATGAAGCACTGAGCCAGTTCCTGAACTGGTGCAAGCAGTCAGGCCTGCACCTCAGCTCAAAG GTATATGTGAGTAAGGAGGGCACAGTTGCCGATTATGGACTGGTGGCAAAGGAAGACGTTGAGGAAGGAGAGGTATTGTTTTCCGTTCCCAGATCAGCACTCCTCAGTCAGCACACCACAGTGATCCGTGACCTGCTGAAGAAAG AAGAGGCAGCGTTGGAGAGCCGGTCGGGATGGGTGCCACTCCTGCTTTCCATGATGTTCGAGATCACCAGCAATGAGTCCCGCTGGAAGTCTTATTTATCCTTGTGGCCTGGCTTCTGCACCCTTCACCACCCGATGTTCTG GTCTGAGGAGGAGAGGAACAGGCTGCTGCTGGGCACGGGCGTGGCAGTGGCAGTGGAGAAAGACCTGATCAACATCGAAGAAGAGTATAACAGCATAGTGCTGCCTTTCATGAAATCCCACCCTGACACCTTTGACCCACACAAGCACACCCTGGACCTTTACAAGAAGCTGGTGGCATTTATTATGGCTTACAG TTTCCAGGAGCCAGATGAAGATGATGATGAAGAATTCAAGTCTCTAAACCCTCCCATGATGGTCCCTATGGCTGACATATTGAATCATGTGGCCAATCACAATGCTAACTTGGAATTTACAGCG GAATGTTTGAAAATGGTCTCCATCCAGAAGATCAATGGAGGTGAAGAGATATTTAACACCTATGGTCAGCTTGCCAACTGGCAACTCCTGCACATGTACGGGTTCACCCAACCCTACCCCAGTAACACGCACGAAGCCCTAGATATCCAGATGCATCTAGTGTATGATGCTGCCGTGCAAG CTGTGAAGACAGAAGAGGAGAGGAAGTTGCTGGCAGAAAAATGGAAATTCCTGACTGAGTTGGAAGTAGTTGGAGAAGAGGGAGACTTTGTTATCGGCCAGTCTGGAGTCCTAACAGAGGAGGAACTTTACAGTACTCTGAAG GTTCTGAGTATGACAATGGAAGAATTTGAAGAATACAAAGCCAATGATGggtgggaggaggaagaggaagatgaTGATATTTCCAGTCTTACCAATTCTGTGATACCTAAACTGAAGCCAGCCTGGAAGCAACTTCTACACAACACTGTAAGAATGAGACTAAAATCATACAGCTCGGGTTTAAAGGAAGAGGAAGCCACATTGGCTAATGTGGAGAACTATCGGCAGCTTAATAAACGGGAACTTGACTCCCTGCAGGTTCGATATGCTCAGAAGATGATTTTGCATCGATTGCTGCAGCTCACAGTGTAG